CGCGATTTCGCACATAACCTTTTAACACTGCCAAGTACCGCTCCAACTGAAACATATGATGTAAATAAAGTGGCCCTAATATTTTTATCTGATCCACGAGATGTATGATAAGGTGTACTTGCATATCAAAAAATGATGGAGGAAAACACATTTCAAGCTTGCACATAGTCTCGATGATGTATGCCTTCAGATAGTCCAAGTCTTCTAAAGCTATTACTTTTTGTGACACTGCATTGAAAAAGTAACACAAACGTGTGATGACAACTTTGACATGCTCTGTTTCGAGGGCTCTTACCGCAATTGGGAGGAACACCGTCATCATCATATGGCAGTCATGAGAGTTGTAACCAAATAGAGACAAGTCCTTCATCCTAACTAGTTTGCTGATATTGGATGAGAAACCTGTGGGCACTTTGATCCCACGCAAACATTTGCAAATTTTTGTTTTCTCCTCAACTGTCAAGTTGTAGCTAGCTGGGGGAAGGTAAGGCTTCCCTTTGCCACTATCCACTGGATGAAGTTCCGATCTGATTTGAAGATCTACTAGGTCCTGGCGTGACTTAAGTCCATCCTTTGTCTTACTCGGCATGCCCAGTAAGGTTCCAATGATGCTATCAAAAACATTCTTTGTTACATGCATCAAATCAATGCTGTGGCAAATTTCCATATCCTTCCAGTATGGGAGGTACTTGAAAAAAATCGATTGCTTCTTGAAAGTTGTGTCAGTTGAAGGGTcagttctctttctcttttctcctttgttttttttcccctttccgaATACAACCTGAATGTTTTTTACAATTTCAAAAATGAGTTTCCCGCTATAAGGCTTTGGTGCACCTTCACTTTCCAGTTCATTGTTAAATTCCTCTTTCATCTTTCGGTACTTATGCTGCTTCATCAAGAACCGTCTGTGTCCCATGAACACCAACTTCTTGGATGATTTAAGGTATAAGGAAGCAGTTCCCTCCACGCACACTACACAACCATTCTTTCCTTTGGTCTTTTGCCCTGAAAGTGTGGCGCCCCCGGGAGAATCATGGATGGTAACAAATATAATTGCTCTTAGGTTGAAATACTCCTTGCGATACTCATCCCATATTCGAACTCCTTCATTCCAGAGCTTCGCCATATCTTCCATAAGAGGTTccaggaacacatcaatatcaaCACCAGCTGCTTTCGGACCTTGAATAAGAATAGTCAACATAATGTACTTCCTTTTGTGACACAACCATGACGGAAGGTTGTACATCGTCAGAGTCACGggccaggtgctatgtataCTTCTTTTTTCACCAAATGGATTCATTCCGTCTGTACCCAAAGCAAATCTTACATTTCTGATTTCTTTGGCAAACTCAGGATACAAATGATCAAAAGTTTTCCACTGTGATGCATCAGCAGGGTGTCGAATCTGTTTGTTATTCTGCTTGCGACTTTCAGCATGCCAGCGCATAAGCTCAGCCTCCCTAGGGTTCGAGAACAAACGCTTCAAGCGATCAATTACTGGAAGATACCACATCACCAAAGCTGGGATCTTTGACCTCCTTTTGCCATCCATGTCATCAAAAGTGTCATCATCAATTTTAGGTCCGATAGCGGCTTTCTTGTTTCTATTTATCTTTGCGATTTTGTTCACACACTCTTGATTGTAGCTCTTCTTGTATCGACTGACATTGCAAACTGGACATCTTGTTGCGTTCTCAAACTCGCCACGATACAGAATACAATGGTTCGGACATGCATGAATTTTTTGCACACCCAGAGCTACGGGAGATATAAGCTTCTTCGCTTTATAAGTGCTGGTTGGTAGTTTGTTGGGTTTTGGTAGGAGTTGGGACAGAAATTTTAAAAGATCTATGAAGCTAGTATCAGACCATCCGGCGCTAGCCTTCAACTTAAGAAGTTCAAGAACTGTACGCAGTGTAGTAAACTCTTTGTCACAGCCCTTTGATTCATCATATAAAGGTTCTTTTGAGGCACTTTCCAGACCCTCCAATTTAGGTAGATCTTTCTTCTGTGATCCCATAGAACTCAACATTTCTGGATCCATATGGCGCAACATGTCTTCACAATCAAATTCTACAAAATTTTGATTGGCATCCACAGAATCCACTTTACCATCCTTTTTAGCTAACATTCCCACAGCACTTTCGTCATTACCAAGCACTTCACACGGATCCAGCTCACCATGTTCTGTCCATATCGTGTAATTGTTTTTGAACCCTCTTTtgagcagatgtgattggaTTGCTCCTGTATCTCTCCAAGCTACCTTATTATCACAATCGATGCATGGGCACAATATCTCCTTACTTTTTTGCATATTCGCGTGCTTGTTGGCCGCTTCAATAAAGCTTCTGACATTTCGAATGTACGACGGATGTGGTCTTGGCACATTGTACATCCAACCTCGGTCCATTGCCTGTCCCTATATTGATTAACGTAAATTGAATTCAAGACCATATGACGATAGGTACATGACAGTGAAACAAGATCATATCGATAGGTACATGACAGAAGTCTGAATCTTCAAAATTCTATGCCATGAACTACAAAAACCCCTAATTAATTGAATTCGATCACTAAATCATGAACGAATGTGCATAAACTAAAGCAACAGACAAATTTGATGAGGATACCTTACGGCTTGGGGTCGGTTCATCAGCTCGTGGACGCGCGGCGCTCTGCTCGGGGACAGCAGCTCGTACACGGCGCGATGCTCAGGGACGGCGGCAGCTCCTGGACGGCGCGACGCTCtgggacggcggcagctcgtggaCGTACGCGTGGCGCtctgggccggcggcggcagctcgtggaTGCGAATCGGTGCTCGGGGCCCGCGGCGCCAGCCCGTAGACGGCGcgacgctcggggacggcggcagctCCTGGACGGCGCGACGCTCTGGGATGGCGGCAGCTCGTGGACGTTCGGCGTGGCGCtctgggccggcggcggcagctcgtggaCGCGATTCGGCGCTCGGGGCCCGCGGCGCCAGCCCGTGGACGCGCGACGCTCGGGGACAGCGGCGCTCGtggacggcgcggcgctcggggcCGCGGCGCTCGTGGACAGCGGCGGTAGCTCGTCCCACGTCGCGGCGCTCGGGGCagggacggcggcagctcgccaACGGAAGCCTTGGCGGCGCTGTTAGGCAACGGTAGAAACTCGAAAGGGTTCCTCTGCAACTCGATTCCAACCAGTTCATAATGTACACACACCACAAGCGGATATAAACCAAAATCCGCTTGAGATACACggaaaccgcttgtgatgtagAACTTCACAAGCGCTTTCTCCTTGacgaccgcctgtgatgtagaacatcacaagcgcttttt
Above is a genomic segment from Panicum hallii strain FIL2 chromosome 8, PHallii_v3.1, whole genome shotgun sequence containing:
- the LOC112903799 gene encoding uncharacterized protein LOC112903799, which produces MDGKRRSKIPALVMWYLPVIDRLKRLFSNPREAELMRWHAESRKQNNKQIRHPADASQWKTFDHLYPEFAKEIRNVRFALGTDGMNPFGEKRSIHSTWPVTLTMYNLPSWLCHKRKYIMLTILIQGPKAAGVDIDVFLEPLMEDMAKLWNEGVRIWDEYRKEYFNLRAIIFVTIHDSPGGATLSGQKTKGKNGCVVCVEGTASLYLKSSKKLVFMGHRRFLMKQHKYRKMKEEFNNELESEGAPKPYSGKLIFEIVKNIQVVFGKGKKNKGEKRKRTDPSTDTTFKKQSIFFKYLPYWKDMEICHSIDLMHVTKNVFDSIIGTLLGMPSKTKDGLKSRQDLVDLQIRSELHPVDSGKGKPYLPPASYNLTVEEKTKICKCLRGIKVPTGFSSNISKLVRMKDLSLFGYNSHDCHMMMTVFLPIALERYLAVLKGYVRNRAHPEGSIMEGYTTEEVIESCIDYIRDGTMIGVPVPKHEGKLCGRGRMGRKTFRVEDYKIVHCAHGSVLQHLAIAEPYIEEHLDELRKENQNRTEDWIMREHKHRFSEWLMDKNIPSGDSLEEKTMRNLASGPSCLVTSWQSYDINGYTFHTKSKDMKSVVQNSGVRIDAFDLQGQKTTYFGFIEEIWELDYGPSLKIPLFRCQWVQHPGGVTVDNYGLTLVDLKKVGYKDDPWVLAECVAQVFYVLDPSNEKCHVVISGKQKIVGVENVGDGDEEYNKYEEMSVFNGPERIKRVEKKIDKNLKPYMRKNGSS